One genomic window of Chitinophagaceae bacterium includes the following:
- a CDS encoding MBL fold metallo-hydrolase encodes MIHIQHFVFNDFMENTYILWDETRSCVIIDPGCNSPAERNDLLQFIKGNDLEPVLLLNTHCHIDHVLGNKWVKETFKVDFLMHKKEEVVLQTLESVGKMYGVFVEASPAPDRYVEAGEKVIFGNSSLSVFFTPGHSPGSISFYSETDKLMISGDVLFQSGIGRTDLPGGSYQQLMQSIFDNLMTLPEDTIVYSGHGPATTIGEEKRNNPFVLEYAATIK; translated from the coding sequence ATGATTCACATTCAGCATTTTGTCTTTAACGATTTTATGGAGAATACTTACATCCTTTGGGATGAAACCAGATCCTGTGTGATCATCGACCCAGGTTGTAACTCGCCGGCCGAGCGAAATGACCTGCTGCAATTTATAAAGGGAAATGATCTTGAACCGGTGCTGTTATTGAATACGCATTGCCACATCGATCATGTGCTGGGAAACAAATGGGTGAAGGAAACTTTTAAGGTTGACTTTCTCATGCATAAAAAGGAAGAAGTGGTTTTGCAAACATTGGAGAGTGTTGGAAAGATGTATGGCGTTTTTGTGGAAGCATCACCTGCTCCTGACCGGTATGTAGAAGCTGGTGAGAAGGTAATCTTTGGCAATTCCTCGCTCAGTGTCTTTTTTACGCCCGGCCATTCACCCGGAAGTATTTCATTTTATAGTGAAACAGATAAATTGATGATCAGCGGAGATGTTTTGTTTCAATCGGGTATCGGCCGGACAGACTTGCCCGGCGGAAGTTACCAGCAACTGATGCAGAGTATCTTCGATAACCTGATGACCTTGCCGGAAGATACAATTGTTTACAGCGGACATGGTCCGGCTACCACTATTGGTGAGGAAAAAAGAAATAATCCGTTTGTGCTGGAATATGCAGCAACTATCAAATGA
- a CDS encoding TonB-dependent receptor, translating to MKHSFILLYILVFASVINSSAQNTLPDSLLSERVITLDETVVSANKVPEAKKNVAQQIEVISEKQISQSNPATAAEMLSNTGQIMVQKSQQGGGSPVLRGFEASRVLLEVDNVRMNNLIYRAGHLQNVITLDPSMLENTEILFGPSSTVYGSDALGGVIHLHTKDPVLSDVSGEMNVHGNAFLRFASANNEKTGHLDLNLGGAKLASITSFTFTDFDDLVQGKNLNETADSIWLRPYYVDRINDIDSLVKNDNIYKQVYSGYSQYDILEKLLFKQSDHVKHVLNLQLSNSSDIPRYDRLTDPDGDGLRNAAWYYGPQLRTLASYELHLDDMTGFFNSYTGRLNYQYITESRHQRRVDRTGLQNRNEKVGVFGFGFDARKTTERNDLRVGLEGYLNSLTSTAEEEDIETGEISSLDTRYPDGDNTMNNIGLYATDTWKISDQWVLNGGLRLESITLHSTFVSKEFFDFPFDEIKQSHLPLSGSLGIIWNGNSGWRIAVLSSTGFHAPDVDDLAKVFESAPGSVIVPNPDLEPERTFNVDLNVSKVFSDKVKVELVGFATMFNNAIVTDNFTYNGEDSIVYDGELSQVLANQNKRKAFLYGMNANLFIDFTNDLSLVSTITYTKGEIVEDEGNDPLDHIPPVIGKTSIVYHKKGFRGELFANYNGWKHIEDYNGGGEDNEQYATPEGMPAWWTLNLRLQYQINKNLMVQAACENLLDANYRVFASGISAPGRNFMVTLRGSF from the coding sequence ATGAAACACTCTTTCATTTTATTATACATTTTAGTTTTTGCCAGCGTCATCAATTCTTCAGCACAAAATACTTTGCCTGATTCCTTACTTTCGGAACGGGTGATTACACTCGATGAAACAGTGGTGTCCGCCAACAAAGTACCTGAAGCAAAAAAGAACGTAGCACAACAGATTGAAGTCATTTCAGAAAAACAGATCTCGCAATCAAATCCTGCTACTGCCGCTGAAATGCTTTCCAACACAGGACAGATCATGGTGCAGAAATCTCAGCAGGGCGGCGGCAGTCCGGTGCTTCGCGGATTTGAAGCAAGCCGCGTGCTTCTTGAAGTGGATAATGTGAGAATGAATAACCTTATTTACCGTGCAGGTCACCTGCAGAATGTAATCACCCTTGATCCTTCCATGCTGGAAAATACGGAGATACTTTTTGGGCCTTCCTCTACCGTTTACGGAAGTGATGCTTTGGGTGGTGTGATTCATCTTCACACAAAAGATCCGGTTTTAAGTGATGTCAGCGGGGAAATGAATGTGCATGGAAATGCATTTCTCCGGTTTGCATCGGCCAACAATGAAAAAACAGGACATCTTGATCTCAACCTTGGTGGTGCTAAACTCGCGTCTATAACTTCTTTCACTTTTACAGATTTCGATGATCTTGTACAGGGAAAAAATTTAAATGAGACAGCAGACAGCATCTGGCTGCGTCCTTATTATGTGGATCGGATCAATGATATAGATTCACTCGTAAAAAATGACAACATCTATAAACAGGTCTATTCCGGCTACTCGCAATATGATATTCTTGAGAAGCTGTTGTTTAAACAATCAGATCATGTAAAGCATGTATTGAATTTGCAGCTTTCGAATTCCTCTGATATTCCACGTTACGATCGTTTGACAGATCCTGATGGCGATGGGCTGAGAAATGCAGCATGGTATTATGGACCGCAATTGAGAACATTGGCTTCTTATGAATTACATCTTGATGACATGACTGGCTTTTTCAATTCCTACACAGGTCGTCTGAATTATCAATACATCACGGAAAGCCGTCATCAGCGCAGAGTGGATCGCACAGGATTGCAAAACAGAAATGAAAAAGTAGGTGTGTTCGGTTTTGGATTTGATGCGAGAAAAACAACAGAACGCAATGACCTGCGTGTTGGCCTGGAAGGTTACCTGAACTCACTCACCTCAACAGCGGAAGAAGAAGATATTGAGACCGGAGAAATTTCATCGCTGGATACACGCTATCCCGATGGAGACAATACGATGAACAACATTGGTCTTTACGCTACAGATACCTGGAAGATCAGCGATCAATGGGTTTTGAATGGTGGGTTAAGACTTGAATCCATCACCCTGCATTCAACATTCGTAAGCAAAGAGTTCTTTGATTTTCCATTTGATGAAATCAAGCAGTCACACCTTCCACTCAGTGGTTCACTGGGCATCATCTGGAATGGCAACTCCGGGTGGCGCATTGCTGTTTTAAGTTCAACAGGATTTCATGCTCCTGATGTAGATGATCTTGCCAAGGTTTTTGAATCTGCACCTGGCAGCGTTATCGTACCCAATCCTGATCTTGAACCTGAAAGAACATTCAATGTTGATTTGAATGTTTCAAAAGTATTCAGTGATAAAGTGAAAGTGGAACTCGTTGGTTTTGCAACGATGTTTAATAATGCCATTGTAACTGACAATTTCACTTACAATGGTGAAGACTCCATCGTGTATGATGGTGAATTGAGCCAGGTGCTGGCCAATCAGAACAAACGAAAAGCATTTTTATATGGCATGAATGCAAATCTCTTCATTGACTTCACGAACGATCTTTCATTGGTAAGTACGATCACTTACACGAAAGGTGAAATTGTTGAAGATGAAGGAAATGATCCACTCGACCACATTCCACCGGTGATAGGTAAAACAAGCATTGTGTATCACAAAAAAGGATTCCGCGGCGAATTGTTTGCGAACTACAATGGCTGGAAACATATTGAAGATTACAATGGTGGTGGAGAAGACAATGAACAGTATGCAACACCGGAAGGAATGCCTGCATGGTGGACGCTGAACCTGCGACTGCAATATCAAATCAATAAAAACCTGATGGTGCAGGCAGCCTGTGAAAACCTGCTGGATGCCAATTACAGGGTTTTTGCTTCAGGCATCAGTGCGCCGGGAAGAAATTTTATGGTGACTTTGAGAGGGAGCTTTTAA
- the uvrB gene encoding excinuclease ABC subunit UvrB encodes MFMPFKLTSQYKPTGDQPEAIKQLVEGVNRGDKEQVLLGVTGSGKTFTIANMIQQVQKPTLVLSHNKTLVAQLYGEFRNFFPENAVEYFVSYYDYYQPEAYLPVSNTYIEKDLSINAEVEKLRLRATSSLMSGRKDIIVVASVSCIYGIGNPTEYTNGIIRLKAGEIRSRNSLLYQLVDSLYSRSDGEMKGGKFRVTGDTVDVFLPYADYAYRITFFGDVIEEIETLDPDTSRKIGKVDDAAIFPANMYITPKNQFNEIMNQIQDDMNLQVEYFKNIGKVVEATRLKERVTFDLEMMKELGYCSGIENYSRYLDHRNPGDRPFCLIDYFPKDFMMVIDESHATIPQVHGMFGGDRSRKQNLVEYGFRLPSAMDNRPLNYYEFENMINQVIYVSATPGDYELEQTEGTFVEQVVRPTGLLDPVIEVRPSINQVDDLLEMIDERVKQGDRVLVTTLTKRMAEELSKYMTRLNIRCRYIHSEVETLERVEILRDLRLGVFDVLIGVNLLREGLDLPEVSLVAIMDADKEGFLRNARSLTQIAGRAARNVNGLVIMYADQVTDSMQKTIDETNRRREKQLKYNEENNITPKTILRTREQIHQQSSVLLIRPIVEGAYVEPEEASLVADPVIEYMTKPQLEKVIQNTKKKMQKSAKELDFLEAARLRDEMFALEKMIKEKFGA; translated from the coding sequence CTGTTCATGCCATTCAAATTAACCTCTCAATATAAACCTACCGGCGATCAGCCCGAAGCCATCAAACAACTGGTGGAAGGTGTAAATCGTGGTGACAAGGAGCAAGTGTTGCTGGGTGTTACAGGTTCAGGCAAAACATTCACTATTGCCAATATGATTCAGCAAGTGCAGAAACCGACGCTGGTGCTCAGTCATAACAAAACATTAGTGGCGCAACTGTATGGTGAGTTCAGGAATTTTTTTCCGGAAAATGCGGTGGAATATTTTGTTTCGTATTACGATTATTATCAGCCGGAAGCTTACCTGCCTGTTTCCAATACGTACATCGAAAAAGATCTTTCCATCAATGCGGAAGTAGAGAAGTTGAGGTTGCGTGCTACGTCTTCTTTGATGAGCGGCAGAAAAGACATTATAGTTGTAGCGTCTGTTTCCTGTATTTATGGAATTGGAAATCCAACTGAATATACCAATGGAATTATCAGGTTGAAAGCGGGTGAAATACGCAGCCGCAACAGTCTGTTGTATCAATTAGTCGACAGTTTATATTCGCGATCGGATGGTGAAATGAAAGGCGGAAAATTTCGCGTAACCGGAGACACCGTAGATGTATTTCTTCCTTACGCTGATTATGCTTACCGCATCACCTTCTTTGGAGATGTGATAGAAGAAATTGAAACACTCGATCCGGATACAAGCCGTAAGATCGGAAAGGTGGATGATGCTGCGATCTTTCCCGCCAACATGTACATCACTCCAAAAAATCAGTTCAATGAAATCATGAACCAGATTCAGGATGATATGAATCTGCAGGTAGAATATTTTAAGAATATAGGAAAAGTGGTAGAAGCGACCAGACTGAAAGAACGCGTAACGTTTGACCTGGAGATGATGAAAGAATTAGGTTACTGCTCAGGCATTGAAAATTATTCGCGTTATCTCGATCACCGTAATCCGGGTGATCGTCCATTCTGTTTGATTGATTATTTCCCAAAAGACTTCATGATGGTGATTGATGAAAGTCATGCCACCATACCACAGGTGCATGGTATGTTTGGAGGTGACCGTTCCCGAAAACAAAACCTCGTGGAATACGGATTCCGGTTGCCTTCTGCCATGGACAACCGGCCTTTAAATTATTATGAATTTGAAAACATGATTAACCAGGTGATTTATGTAAGTGCCACGCCTGGCGATTATGAACTGGAACAAACGGAAGGCACTTTCGTGGAACAGGTGGTTCGACCAACAGGATTGTTAGATCCGGTGATCGAAGTAAGACCAAGCATCAACCAGGTAGATGACTTGCTCGAAATGATTGACGAACGTGTGAAGCAAGGTGACAGAGTGCTTGTGACCACGCTCACCAAACGTATGGCGGAAGAGCTTTCGAAATACATGACAAGGTTGAATATCCGTTGCCGCTACATTCATTCCGAAGTGGAAACTTTAGAGCGTGTGGAAATTCTGCGCGACTTACGGTTGGGCGTTTTTGATGTGCTGATCGGTGTAAATCTTTTGCGGGAAGGATTGGATTTGCCTGAGGTTTCGCTCGTGGCCATTATGGATGCCGACAAAGAAGGATTTCTTCGCAATGCACGTTCACTCACGCAGATTGCAGGGCGCGCCGCAAGAAACGTAAACGGGCTCGTGATTATGTATGCGGACCAGGTAACCGATTCCATGCAAAAAACAATTGATGAAACAAACCGGCGCAGAGAAAAACAATTGAAGTACAATGAAGAAAATAACATCACGCCCAAAACAATTCTGCGAACCAGGGAACAGATTCACCAGCAGTCATCGGTATTGTTGATTCGGCCGATTGTGGAAGGTGCTTATGTAGAACCGGAAGAAGCATCACTCGTAGCTGATCCTGTAATAGAATACATGACAAAACCACAACTGGAGAAAGTGATTCAAAATACGAAGAAGAAAATGCAGAAGTCGGCAAAGGAACTTGACTTCCTTGAAGCTGCCAGATTACGTGATGAGATGTTTGCGCTGGAAAAGATGATCAAAGAAAAGTTTGGTGCGTAA
- the rsfS gene encoding ribosome silencing factor yields the protein MKVKKKAPARKKKQLSNVAVIIESILEKKGEHLVSIDLRKIQDAVCDYFIVCDAPSTTQVKAIADNVMHQTETKIGEKPWHHEGLQHAEWVLLDYVDVVVHIFITPQRKFYQLDELWSDGVIEEHND from the coding sequence CTGAAAGTAAAGAAAAAAGCTCCTGCCAGGAAAAAGAAGCAGCTATCCAATGTTGCTGTCATCATTGAAAGTATCCTTGAAAAAAAGGGAGAGCACCTTGTGAGCATTGATCTAAGGAAGATACAGGACGCGGTATGCGATTATTTTATTGTCTGTGATGCCCCTTCCACCACACAGGTGAAAGCAATTGCTGATAACGTGATGCATCAGACTGAAACAAAAATCGGCGAAAAACCCTGGCACCACGAAGGACTGCAGCATGCGGAATGGGTGCTCCTCGATTATGTGGATGTTGTAGTACATATTTTTATAACACCGCAACGGAAGTTTTATCAACTGGATGAATTGTGGAGCGATGGCGTGATTGAGGAACATAATGACTAA
- a CDS encoding YicC family protein, with protein MIQSMTGYGKAELSQNGKTIKAEIRSLNSKFLDLNLRLPFSFKDKEIEVRSLITEKLQRGKIDLFISIEAGSDEKNISINKELAKRYYEELKSLSKELRTGKKNLLEMVMQFPDVIGSEKNNHTEEELSPMLQILREAVEDLRQFRIKDGAGLEKIFNGNITSILALLEQVETHEKERITIIQTKLRNQLSELVSSEEYDRNRFEQELIYYLERMDFSEEKVRLRSHCDYFLKVLVENDSNGRKLNFISQEMGREINTLGSKANHATIQKLVVQMKDELEKIKEQLLNVL; from the coding sequence ATGATTCAATCTATGACCGGCTACGGGAAAGCGGAGCTTTCTCAAAACGGCAAAACCATTAAAGCGGAAATTCGATCACTGAACAGCAAGTTTCTGGATCTCAATCTCCGGTTACCGTTCTCCTTCAAAGACAAAGAGATTGAAGTGCGCAGCCTGATCACTGAAAAACTGCAACGTGGCAAAATTGATCTCTTCATTTCCATTGAGGCAGGCAGTGATGAGAAAAACATTTCGATTAATAAAGAACTTGCAAAACGCTATTACGAAGAGTTGAAATCACTTTCGAAAGAACTCAGGACCGGCAAAAAGAACCTGCTGGAAATGGTGATGCAGTTTCCGGATGTGATTGGTTCTGAAAAAAATAACCATACAGAAGAAGAACTTTCGCCGATGTTGCAAATACTTCGTGAGGCAGTGGAAGATTTACGACAGTTCCGGATCAAGGATGGCGCCGGACTGGAAAAAATATTTAACGGAAATATCACCTCCATTCTTGCGCTGCTTGAGCAGGTGGAAACACATGAGAAAGAACGCATCACCATCATTCAGACAAAGCTGCGCAATCAGTTGTCCGAGTTAGTTTCTTCAGAAGAATATGACCGCAACCGTTTTGAGCAGGAGCTGATTTATTATTTAGAGCGCATGGATTTTTCAGAAGAGAAAGTGCGGCTGAGAAGTCATTGCGATTATTTTTTAAAAGTGTTGGTTGAAAATGATTCCAACGGAAGAAAATTGAATTTCATCTCGCAGGAAATGGGTCGTGAAATCAATACGCTTGGTTCAAAGGCGAATCATGCTACTATTCAAAAGTTGGTGGTGCAGATGAAGGATGAATTGGAGAAGATTAAGGAGCAGTTGCTGAATGTGCTTTGA
- a CDS encoding right-handed parallel beta-helix repeat-containing protein, protein MKSLTLAFILLCVTTVSQAQNYYVATTGNNTNNGSLTAPWKTIQKAVSTVAAGSTINVRGGTYKEKIDFTKSGNATAGFITVQNYNGEHVIVDAAGVSGNGDNVFNLYNKNYVRIKGLEIQNATVPDNHDGAGVFIEGNADHIEVLNCKIHDITGDNAMGITVYGSHKTKAVQNLVIDGNEIYDCEPAHSEALTLNGNVRLFQITNNIVHDVNNIGIDMIGGEGTCPKASNDNARNGICSGNTVYNARAIYGGGYAAGIYVDGGDTIIIERNIVHDCDLGMEIGCENKGKTATNNIIRDNMLYNNDKRGLSFGGYDYPSTGKVQHCKFYNNTCYKNDVLHDGAGELYIEYALNCEVKNNLFYCGDQNLLLNCLQGNADGNIFNYNLYYSELPGNNHFDYDGSQYNSFSSYKSATAQDANSLFMNPLLNNPAVNNFHLTASSPGKNAGDPVFLPATGELDYYGGNRYLNNRIDIGADEYDPSERLSEQVMNTFDLKVYPAIVHESITVSFILHQDEEVLITLTDLSGKIMKLLLDQELSEGSYQYQFEVNDFIPGIYFIQVNSNQNSAVTRIVIAR, encoded by the coding sequence ATGAAATCCTTAACGCTCGCTTTTATATTGCTTTGTGTAACTACTGTTTCACAAGCGCAAAATTATTACGTCGCCACAACCGGTAATAATACAAACAACGGTTCATTAACTGCGCCCTGGAAAACCATTCAAAAAGCAGTAAGCACTGTCGCAGCCGGCAGTACCATTAATGTAAGAGGTGGAACTTACAAAGAGAAGATAGATTTTACGAAATCAGGAAATGCAACAGCGGGATTTATAACTGTTCAGAATTATAACGGAGAACATGTGATAGTAGATGCAGCAGGTGTTTCAGGGAACGGCGACAATGTTTTTAATCTCTACAACAAAAATTACGTCCGCATCAAAGGGTTGGAAATACAAAATGCAACTGTGCCCGATAATCATGATGGTGCAGGAGTGTTTATAGAAGGCAATGCAGATCATATCGAAGTGCTGAATTGCAAAATCCACGACATCACCGGCGACAATGCAATGGGCATCACAGTGTATGGCAGCCATAAAACGAAAGCGGTTCAAAACCTGGTTATTGACGGTAATGAAATTTATGATTGCGAACCGGCGCACAGCGAGGCACTCACGCTAAATGGAAATGTACGGTTGTTTCAAATCACCAATAACATTGTGCATGATGTAAATAACATTGGTATTGATATGATTGGCGGAGAAGGAACTTGTCCCAAAGCCTCCAATGACAATGCGCGCAACGGAATTTGTTCCGGCAATACAGTTTACAATGCAAGAGCGATTTATGGTGGTGGTTATGCAGCCGGCATTTATGTGGATGGTGGTGATACGATCATTATCGAAAGAAACATTGTTCACGATTGTGATTTGGGAATGGAAATCGGTTGTGAAAACAAAGGCAAGACTGCTACCAACAACATCATTCGTGATAACATGCTCTACAACAACGACAAGCGCGGACTCAGCTTTGGAGGTTATGACTATCCTTCAACGGGAAAGGTGCAGCATTGCAAATTCTACAATAACACCTGTTACAAGAATGATGTGTTGCACGACGGTGCCGGCGAGTTGTACATTGAGTATGCTTTAAATTGTGAAGTGAAGAACAACCTGTTTTACTGCGGTGATCAGAATTTGCTGCTGAATTGCCTGCAGGGAAATGCGGATGGCAATATATTTAATTACAACCTCTACTATTCTGAACTGCCAGGCAACAACCATTTCGATTATGATGGATCACAGTACAATTCATTCAGCAGTTATAAGAGTGCCACGGCACAAGATGCAAATTCACTTTTTATGAATCCTTTGCTGAACAATCCGGCAGTAAATAATTTTCACCTCACAGCTTCTTCGCCTGGTAAAAATGCAGGTGATCCTGTTTTCCTGCCTGCTACGGGTGAATTGGATTATTATGGAGGTAACAGGTATCTCAATAATCGAATTGACATCGGAGCCGATGAGTATGATCCTTCAGAACGTTTATCAGAACAGGTAATGAATACCTTTGATCTGAAAGTCTATCCGGCAATTGTGCATGAAAGCATCACAGTGTCATTCATATTACATCAGGATGAAGAAGTGCTGATCACGCTCACCGACTTATCAGGAAAAATCATGAAGTTATTGCTTGATCAGGAATTGTCTGAAGGCAGCTATCAATATCAATTTGAAGTAAACGACTTTATTCCCGGTATTTATTTTATACAGGTTAATTCAAACCAAAATTCTGCCGTAACCAGAATCGTGATTGCCAGATGA
- a CDS encoding EamA family transporter: MNYRYSTHIYLFIANLIYALSFTIAKDVVPHFIQPFGAIVIRVTVALTLFSIIQLTIIREKIKRADIPLLILCGLFGVAINQLLFFKGLSITTPINASLMMTTTPILILLLSGIFHDEKITWLKVIGVLLGATGAVLVIISGKELTLGSGQTTGDILVLINAASYAVYLVIVKPLMKKYHPVTVIMWVFLFGWLFVLPVGWHEFAMIDWYPFTPLLWGELTFIVIFTTFFAYLLNTMAMVHATPSVVGIYIYLQPALATIFALLLNRDEYPLIKIIATILIFAGVYFVSAKNSFSKNIKEDTIAK; encoded by the coding sequence ATGAATTACAGATACAGCACTCACATCTATCTTTTTATCGCCAACCTGATCTATGCATTAAGTTTCACCATTGCCAAAGACGTGGTGCCCCATTTTATTCAACCCTTTGGTGCGATTGTGATTCGGGTGACTGTGGCATTGACGCTTTTTTCTATTATTCAACTGACCATTATCAGGGAAAAAATAAAACGTGCTGATATTCCACTACTCATACTTTGCGGATTATTCGGTGTTGCGATCAATCAATTGCTTTTTTTCAAAGGACTGAGCATCACCACACCTATCAACGCGTCATTGATGATGACCACCACTCCGATTCTGATCCTGTTACTTTCAGGAATTTTTCACGATGAAAAAATCACCTGGTTAAAAGTAATTGGTGTGCTACTTGGAGCAACTGGCGCTGTACTGGTCATTATTTCAGGAAAAGAACTCACACTTGGTTCCGGACAAACTACAGGTGACATACTGGTGCTCATCAATGCAGCATCCTACGCGGTTTATCTGGTGATCGTAAAGCCGTTGATGAAAAAATACCATCCTGTTACTGTTATCATGTGGGTATTTTTATTCGGTTGGTTATTCGTATTGCCTGTCGGCTGGCATGAATTCGCGATGATTGACTGGTATCCATTCACGCCCTTGTTGTGGGGAGAACTTACCTTCATCGTCATTTTTACCACGTTCTTTGCTTATCTGCTGAATACCATGGCGATGGTGCATGCTACACCTTCGGTAGTCGGTATATATATCTACCTTCAACCCGCACTTGCCACCATCTTTGCGCTTTTGCTGAACAGGGATGAATACCCACTTATAAAAATCATCGCCACGATATTGATTTTCGCAGGCGTTTATTTTGTGAGTGCAAAAAATTCATTCAGTAAAAACATAAAAGAAGATACTATCGCGAAATAA
- a CDS encoding biotin--[acetyl-CoA-carboxylase] ligase — protein sequence MPATVFTGKVLIEVESLESTNKYAQELLAKENVYEGTVISAGFQTGGKGYAGNSWESASGQNLLVSIVLKPLFLLPKSQFFLNQAISLAVAETVSEATYTEGVKIKWPNDIFYADKKVGGILIENSIQGNQLQHAVIGIGLNVNQQKFSEHVKHVTSLSMIAGETLELRKVLMLLCEKVESRYMQLKSNRIEQLQKDYMKQLYKVEEESVFRTNGERFNAKIVGLTAEGKLILQLNDHHEVFGFKEVEFVIP from the coding sequence ATGCCGGCCACTGTCTTTACAGGTAAAGTGCTCATCGAAGTTGAATCATTGGAATCAACAAATAAGTATGCGCAGGAACTGCTTGCAAAAGAAAATGTATATGAAGGCACGGTGATCAGTGCGGGTTTTCAAACCGGTGGAAAGGGATATGCGGGCAATAGCTGGGAGAGTGCATCCGGCCAAAATCTGTTAGTCAGCATTGTGCTGAAACCCTTGTTCCTGCTTCCAAAGAGTCAGTTTTTTCTGAACCAGGCCATTTCACTGGCTGTCGCGGAAACAGTTAGTGAGGCAACTTACACTGAAGGCGTTAAAATCAAATGGCCGAACGATATTTTTTATGCTGATAAAAAAGTGGGCGGAATACTGATTGAAAATTCAATCCAGGGAAACCAATTGCAACATGCGGTGATTGGTATCGGGTTGAATGTAAATCAGCAAAAATTTTCTGAACACGTGAAGCATGTTACCTCACTTTCGATGATAGCAGGAGAAACGCTGGAGCTGAGAAAAGTATTGATGTTGTTATGTGAAAAAGTTGAATCACGTTATATGCAACTGAAAAGCAACAGGATTGAACAGCTTCAGAAAGACTATATGAAACAATTATACAAGGTAGAAGAAGAAAGCGTGTTTCGCACGAATGGCGAAAGATTTAACGCGAAGATTGTTGGTTTAACAGCAGAAGGAAAATTAATTCTTCAACTGAACGACCATCACGAAGTATTCGGATTCAAAGAGGTGGAGTTTGTGATTCCTTAA